The sequence below is a genomic window from Daphnia pulicaria isolate SC F1-1A chromosome 6, SC_F0-13Bv2, whole genome shotgun sequence.
ACGGTTGAttctgaaattcaaaataaaattcaaaataaaattcaaaaaaagtttaacattggttaaaaataaaaagcaaagGACAATATTACCGTCTCCCCTCCATGACTAAAAAAACTCGACAACGAATTTTCCAATATCTTTGAAAACTGGTGGCGTACATTTCGAGAAGGACACTCCAGCAGAAAGGATCTAATATGCTTAGTTCCTTCTTCCCCTGACCAAAAATCAATGGCCCAcattgaacactctttgtaaGATGATGTGTAGCTATTGATTAGGTCGACCCAAGAAGAGAGGCGGCTGGATTCTTTAGCTCGAATTCGTAAATAAGTGTGGCACAAAAAGTGAAGGGCAAGATTTACGGATGGTACTGCACATGAATTGGATGCAGTCTTCTTGGTTGCATTGGcctatttacaaaaaaaaaaaaaaaggtttttttttaatccaaaataataaaaatcaataaaatttgcCTCTTACTTGACATAATTCGTAGATAAATTCATAGTAGTCCGGACAGTAAACGTCCCGAGATTTCAAAAAACGAAgattttcttctctcactgCTTGTTGCACTTGGGCGGGCATTTTTCCTCCAAAAAGGCCTTGCCTTTCACCGTGGTTCAGCAATTCAGACAATTGGCTTAAACTGTCACGTTGCGGAACAGATCCAATCTGGTGACAATGAATAGATTTTGAGAGGTTCTGCAATTAATGATGTTTGAGCCAGTATGCGTAATTACCGAAGCTGATGAAAGTTTGTTAGGCGTAGAGGATAAGGATCCTGCTGCTCGGAAAGATCGGCTTCTAGTCACAATGCTAGAATTTGCTCCAGAGCTGCTTGTTCCCTTACGAGGAGTTCGCGGAGTTTTCATGGGATCTTCGATTCTGTCATAAAACAGAATATAGCCGTTCCAATATCGTTGTCGTGTTTCCGGAAATCCATTCGCTAAAGATAATATgacataaaattatttaaaaaaataagtaaaaaaggaatgtAGAGAAAAGGTGTAGGATGACAAAGAAAGGACAAGCGGTgaggaaataaattaatttcaagGACGAAACAACTATTACTTGTATCATAACTCTTTGCTTTGTAAGTTCCACCGAAGCATTCAGCTTCAAGAGTTGTATCATTCATATCGAATTCTTCAACGGTTGTATCATTGAATTTCAGCCATCGATTACGACCGGAACGATCTTCCgaacgttttctttctttaataaaGGAGTAGTAGTGTCCAGCGCTGGCTTGTCCACTGTGTACAACGACGCCAACAAGCTCGTAATTGCTTGAAGACATACGCGTACTCTTTAAAGTCAAACTATTGCGATTTTTAGATGTAGTTGCTGTAGTAACATCAACACCAGGACTGTCGGTTCGTTCTCGCTCTTGAATGCCTTCTGACGTGTACGGTGCCATATCCAATTCCCATGGAAACTacaaaagaaagggaaaaagttaAAACTATTAAACTACGTAAATTAATCGACAAAGGGAAATGTACTTGAAAGTAGTCATCGAACTTGAGTGACCTTCCTGCATCCCAATCGTAGTAGAAGCGCTTCAGCTGAATAACCAAGGTTGAAGGCAATGTCTTGATGCACATGCGTTTAACTGTATTTCTCTAATGGGGAAATAACTAATATGTAGAAATTCATAAAATACACAATTAAGCTGATTCTTCCACCTACCTTTACGCCGCACTCTTCACAGAAATAAGCATTATCTCCTTCTAAAAGTTCTCCTTTAACAAACTGCTCCAGTGAATCAAGTAGATTGTGACTTTTCACTGTCAGATTGAGAGCAAGGAAAATTTGCTCTCTTTCATAGCGATGTGGACATTCTTTGCAAATCATTTGATCGCTAAAAACGCCACCAAGAGTgttttgaaaaagtttttcacGCTCATTTCTGAAAAGATGTTCGTCAATACTATCAGCCAAGTGTGTGAAAAACTCAAAAGAGTCTTGTTGTTCACGAACATTGACAGGTTGGCCTCGAAGGCGTAAGCAACGCCAGAACTTCTCTGGCTCATAGTACTGAAGTTTGGAATCctataaaaaatttcgaaaatagTTTCAACAAACTTCTATGCATGAATTGAATGCTTCAATAACAATATATACCTGTAAGTGTCCCATGACCATTTGAAACTGGAAGAAAAGCGTGTCTTCGTCCGAATCTTCATCGTCGATTGCCAAAATGCTCTCTTTGATGCCTGGGATGAGATATAACTGCTGGATTACAGAGTTCATATAGCAAGTTGCGCCTGCATTTTTTAACCCCACGAAATTACAGGCCGCTCGACCTTCCACTGCTGGTTCAAACtagattcaaattaaaaaagaaaattataaaaattcagcgtacggattttttttttcgagctgACTCTAAGTGATAAATTAGCGATCACTCAGAATATACGAATGCTGGTTGTTGAAGGCAgtcacaaaaaatgaaatgattacCTCAAATTCTTTAGCCAAATCTGGGTTGAATCGATGGTGCATGGATATCAGTTGTTTGACCACAGCTTCAAGATTCTCCTTACATTCAACAACCAACTCAATGATCAATGCATATGCAGCAAGGCGCGATTCCGATTGACTGCATTTAGGATTAATATTTGTTGGAGTAGACAAGAAACTAGCACGTTTTAATCCTTCGGCAATTAATTTTGATGCCGGAAAGAGATATTGATTAAGAAGGTCTGGTATTAATAGTTTCCCTGCTTCTTTTCGGTTTACCTGAAATaccattggaaaaaaattaaattaagaaatgaattttatgACGATAAAATTtagtaatattatttttcgaaaatttttgagcGTCGTACTTACACCATCACAGTTGAGGAGTCCTCTCACCACATTTAAATGACCAGCTAGCAAGGCATTGTCGGCTTGCTCCATCTCGATCGATGAAGTTCCACTGTACGGAGTGAAATTGGACAGCCATCCAACTTCATCGTTTAGCATAGATACAGCCACTAGTCCTAAACTGCGCTGATCAGCTACCGTCAGTGACGACAAGAGTCGACACCgcaaattgaaatattgactGCACTGCGATAATAGTCGCTGCGATGCCCCTCGCGTTGTACACGATGTTATCCATAGTGGGACTGGAGCTTTGACTAAAAtctatgaaataaaatatttgattacTATTCAATCTTATCCCCTCCGCTTTATAATCGTACCTGAGTTAGTGGATGTTTACTGGACTGACTTTGTGCTTGGCTAAGTCTAAAAAACAGAGCAGAAGCTTTGTCTCGCACTTCTGAACTGGCACAACCAAGAAGTATATCTATGATGAAATCTGttggaaagaaattgaataaatcAAGTTTTGAGGATGAAATAAGACATTCGTTAAGCGAGATTTACCTTTAACATaggggaaggaaaaaaaagctgcGAGCTCTTTTGTCCCTCGCACCTCTAGACAAGTAATCAGCAACTCAAGAGCTTCACAGGCAATGAGAACATCTTTGCTGCAGAGTTCTTTGTTGGAAGCGCAAATCCCAAAGTACAGACCGGCAGTATCGGTATCTCCGCAACTGCTACTGCTACTTGTGCTACCCGTACTACTCTGACGACTTCGTCTGCCGGGATTGAGTAGAGATGATGCGACGCTGATATTGCTGCCAGTGCCAGTGCCACTATCAATCGACTGACCACCACCGTCCTTGTTCGGCAAAGGTGATGACCCAGGTGCGGCGGCGAGGTACAACTTTCCTGCAGCGGCTGCCCAGCATACGCGAACGAAGCAGGAAATCATATCAAGAAATTCAGCTTCGCTCAAGGTTTGCAATACTTGCAAGGCTGCTTTTGCCGTTTCcaaagaaatttctttgacGGGGCTACACGAAAAGCTCAAGGAAGTGGTGACGGATTGCAGCTTTACAGGAGAAAGTTGAATTTTAATAGGCGTAGTCTGACGAATAGGTGAAATTTTCGTAGGCGTCATTTTCGTCGGCGTTAACTGCAACTTGGAAGGAGTCATTTGGGTTTTCATTGCCATACTTGAAGCTGCTTCATCAACTTCACCACACAACAAAAAGCGGGCCAATTGAAGAGCAATCAAGCAGCATCCTTGTCGGATTTCATAGTTGACATCTTGCGAAAAATAATCCTTGCGAAGAACTCGAGACACGAAGTTTAATCCACAAGCCAATAGAAATTCTTGCTTGAAGACGTTGGTCTTGTTCAGGGTAGTTATGTCGAAAAATGTTGGCATTAATCGTCCAGACAAAACCTACGATGGATATTTTCTGATGAATAATCGATATCCGCGAGATTAATTTCCTGGTTACTTACCTCAAGATTATAAAGTACACGGAAAGGAGACATGAGTGGAGCTGTTGGATTCAGTAATCCTCTGAGCATGTCCTCCACAGATTCCTTAGAATCGTTCTTATCGGCAACTGAAAGTTGTTGTGGCGCACGGCGAAAGCTTGCAGAGCGTATATTACTAGCTAACCCACTTGGCTTATGAGAAATAGAAAGTGAGGGTATGCCTTAAAATGCAAACAATcgttataataattaataaatcaaatcaaacataAACTTTCAGCACCCACTTTTCGTCGGTGATGTCGCAATAGCTGCATGGCCAACAACTGTGGGTGCAGTAGCACGTGCAAATGGTGATGTTGAAGCAGTATTACTGGCACTGAGAGCATTTAAACTTCCAACCGAAGGCCGTGGACGTATATCAACGTCAAACGAAGCAGCGGTCGAAAATGCAGACGCAGCAGATCGTCTCGAGGCAACTTTTTCCAGAACTTCTAGGACTGCAGGATCCGTCGGAATCAAATGTAATAGCCTTCGAATAGTTTCTTGAATcctaaaaattacacaaatatGTAGGCATAAGAATTGTAGCTTAACACTAAGAAGGCAAATGAAAAGTATTACTTAAGATCATCAATTTCCGAAAGTTGATAAAGCATGGTAAAGACTTGGCCACCGTTAGCCATAACAATGCCAGGCAAGGATCGCTCCTGTTCAATGTGGAAAGACATTCGAGCAGCGGAGGTATTCGATGTGCTAAGGCTGGATGCCTCTTCCATTTCGGTTTCAACCGTATCTGACGGAGAGGCTCCAACAACGGGTGATGGAGTGTTTGGCAATTCAtcccaattttctttcaactgagTTCACAGGAAGATACAGTGTATGGAATAACGAATCGAATCTTGGGCGCAACCTGAGGATTTCAAAACATACCTCAGTTAGCTGCGCACCACCAGACACAGCCCCAGCCCCAGACGTTGATTTAACAACCCAAGTTTGCTTGTCCGTACAACCGAGTTGACTCAACGACTTTTGTTCTCGACCTAATTTCAAAACATTAAGTACAACATCGAGGTTTATTTCGTATTACGAAACTTAAATGATATTCTACTCCCTATATCTTATTTACCTAGAGGAGAAGGGCGATCGCCTATGACCAAAGTAATTTGTTCGGCGTTGAGGCGTAGAAGCGATGCTATCTTTTGTTTGACAGCCCATACCGTTTCGTGACTATGAACCTGAAATTCATAATTTAATTAGATGGAACTTCAATTTGCCATGCAGTTTGTTTTAccagtaaatcaatgtccgtCTTGGAATCTTCCGTTTTTATGTGTAATCCTATTGGTTCTCCTTTAAATGATAGTCCATGAGGCAAAATTGTTCTTGGAGCTGGATGGGTTTCTTCTATGACACTTATATATTTTTCGACAAGTTCTAACAACCGCCTGATGTGCTGAAGACAACCAGATctaaaaacagaatttttaaacagatGTTCTTGAATTACATTGAAACCAAATCACTTACTTTTTGTCGGGTGTCAACGACGACAGCTGAACAAGAGAAATTGCAGGCGTGTTTGAAGATGTGGCTTTGGAACATGGAACTTGGGTCTCTAATCGCTTATAGCAATCATTAATAAACTTTTTATGCAAAGTCGCAGGATCCTTTTTCATCCGGGGAGCAAGATGTAAATACGAGATATCTAAAATATGCCCCATGGCTTCTTTTGCTAAGTCTTCATTTGGAGACTCCAAAGCTACTTGCCAAAAATAGTCAGTGCCAATAGGGTCCAATTTTTCAACCATCTATTACAAGCCAACAGTCAAAGAATTAGTTATGAATTAATACTAAGATAAATCGTATTAAATATGGTTGGAAGaacaatgatgagaaaaatacCGTACCGCTTGTGTTCCAAATCTTCGCATTTTGCCATCCGACACATTCACGGATTCAAAGAAAGTTTTAACACACTCAAAACCTCTCAGAGTAAGTTGGGCAGGGTTActcttcaaaattttttcgcGGAAAAGAGCACTTTGCGTATCAGGCTGCATGTCTCCCAAGCACGATGCAAACCATTGAAAACAACActgacaaaaaataattaagataaaataatgaatttttatttaattcagaAACACAAACCTCTCTGTCAGCTTCACATGCATCTGGGTTTGTCACAAGAGTGTCCCACAATTCCTTGCACCTAGCCCACGGAAGGTATAAGTCAGCTTCCTTCAATAGTAATTGCAACAAATCAAGGTGAGCTTGAATAAGCTGTCCATGTCGATACCCATATCTGGTATCCGCAATCGTCTCTTGGGTTAAGGACTGAGACAAAACTTTAGCTGAAGCAACTGCCTGAGAATGGCACTTTCCAAGTGAAACTAGCAATAGTTTAACAATTTCGTGATTAGTGTTCCACTCTGCTAAAGCAGTTTTGTCAGGTTTGTGGTAAGTCCCACTCCCTTTTACCATGCTCCGAGCAACATTCAACAAATGACGAAGCAGTGGGAGTGTACCCTACAGAAATATAACATTGGAAgttgattaattaaataaataaacataaagtaattctgatttttaaaaaactttacCTGATTTCCTTTCTTCAAATCGTCGATGCAGCGCAAAACATATGTTTTTCTTAATTGCTCTTTGTTCGGTATTTCAGCCAACACACTCAAATGCTCATCGAGTGCTCTCTCAACTAAGTGACATGGAAGTCCGGTATAGCGGGCTAAATCCCATAATGTTTCCAATATCTTTGAACCCGTTTTAGATACTCGACATTCTTTACCAAGCTGGCCAAGAAAGCTGAGTAACTTTTCTCTCATTCGATCGTTGGAATTGCGCTGCCAtttctaaataaatttttaaaaacaaaatctttgaTAAACCTGCAATGATTAGTTTGTAAaacgttttaaaattcaaatcttaACTCTTATCAGAAAACAagccataaataaaaaaataaaacataccTCTTGAACGAGCAGCAACAAATGATCCAACTGAGCCGGGGCAAGTTTGGGAGCAGCAGCGGCAAGAACACCATGTAGATTATCCAcgacatgaaaacttttttctcccattgCCCAGATTTGACTCAACTCATCCGAGCTTAGGCGTGGACCCAAAAATTCGACAAGACCTTCGTAAAAAGTGCAAAACGTTTATCACGATgcgatgaaaaacaaattcgcaaaataaaaatttccaaaaacatttaagagaaaataagaacTTTAAATTACCTTTAATCCGATCGGTGTACTGTACGTGGTCAATATTGCCTTCCAGAGCAACCGACAACACCTGATGATCAGACAACCATTCTGCCAGCTGATCTCCTGGAATAGAAGATTTCTTTGGCGACGTGGATTCAGCTTCCTCCACTAACTTTgaaacttccttaaaaatataattttttttacaggtttGAACTGATGACATAgtaataaactttttgtttactttcagAGCATTCATTCGTGTGCTAAAATGAGGTGTTTTCAGCATGCGTAGGATCACCTCAAGGCGAATGTTGTTCATTCTGTCAGCAAGGTCAGGCCATAAACATTTGCAGAGTAACTTTAGCGCAACTAGTAGTTCAAGGACAGCTCCGATATCCTAAGAATTCGAGTTTGTAAATTCTGTGCTACACGTCGAAATGTTAATACTGaccttgttttttaaatctttatcTTCAATCATCGTAACATGATTAACAGCATACTCCACACATTTTGTAAGCATGGGACACACAGCAGATGGATTTAACAATTCGGCACAGTTTCCTAATGGTCTTAATATCGCAGCCATGGAAACTGGATCAAGATCTTCTTCAAAGCTATCTTGCATCATGCCGAATCCATTTTTGGCTCCAAAATGATTCAAAAGGTCCACAAGCCAACCATATGGATCCTTGATGAATAAAAGATGTATTAACTAATTTGATACCAGTTACCACAATATAATGCATAATACAGTAATTAAATATACACCAGGAATATGGGAGGGTCAATATAACGATAAAAATACCTGATTAAAATTTTCCGGCGACCTTGCAAATATTTCACCTGGTCCAAATAAATCTTCCCAGTGTTTTTCCTCACTCTGTTGTCCTTTATTCTTGCAATTCCATTCACAGTCTAAATCACAGGCAAGTGAGAATACCTGGTTAAGCATTTGAACAGGAACTGGTTTGTGCTTCATGCGAACAACAAGAAGATCTATGAATAGCTCCAGCATATTATAGAttcctttttgaatttcagagTTCCACCTCTGCACTGCTCCAGAATTTAACAACTTTCTGAATGCCTCTGGCATGCATTTATTCAAAAACCTCTGCATGTTTTCATCATTCTCCCAAACACcttaattggattaaaaattaatgtgtgtaatagaaaaacacaaaattcacAAGATATAACCTACCTTCTTCTATTAGTTTTGTCGCAGCTGCTAAGCATTTATGCAAACTTTCATCCTTTTTATAAGGAATAGACCATTGATCTGTAAATACTCTAGACTCTAATTCATACAGGTGGGTTTCAGGGAAGCCATCATTTCCACTCTAAGAGATAAAAATGTAAGTGTTGAAAAATGCTTTACATTGACATAATAGATGAAATAGGCTTTACTTCAGACACAGAAGCATCTTCGCTGGATCCTTTGGAAACACCAGCTACCTCTTTCATGTCAACATCGATGTTTAAGTCAGCAACAGGTCCATAAGATGACACTGACTGATCATTGGTGAGGATAGCAACTGCTTCATTTAGATCATTCTTGGCTAAACGTAAAGCTCGTTTGATTTCTCCGATGTCCGGAAATCCCATGGCCATTAACGTGCTGATATTTTCGTCTTCGACGTCCATGACGTCTTCTCTCCGgcgttttaaaatttttattgtttatctGAAGAGgaaacaaatacaaaattaGAACATATCACGATGCACGATGAGTGTATCCCAAGCACTctgcgcattttttttttttgtttttttgttatcttacTACGATCACAAGAGGCACGAACTCCTTCGCGGagctttttgaaattcttctaTACACATAGGATAAACTGCATGGAGGAGTGGCAAACAAATGTTAGCGGTAGGCAGGCCCCTTGTCAAATGCGCCCTCCCTATTAAACCGTGGGCGCTGACATCTTTGACATGTTGCCAGCTCATTCATTCCTCTAAACAGTGGTTTCAGACGGATTCgacttttagaaaaaatgcttaatgattttttaccacataatttcaattgaaagtATGAAATCTCTTTAACAAATCTTCGTGGCTGcctgtttttattgtttcataGCGGTTAGTAATACCTATTTTAAAACTAGGAACTCGCAGGACTAGCGAAAACAtgcgaaaatatttcaaaaattgaaataattattcttttaacgATCCTTTATAACTCTGATTTCACCAGtaactattttaaaaattctacacGAAATACGAAGACCTGAGAAGGCTCAGCGCTTAACGCTGCCACAAAGCTGATAAACAATTTAAACAAGTTATCGAAAAAGTCCAAAAAGTATTTGATGGTTGCTCGCTGCTCGGGGCAGAATATTTATTCAATTATTCCTTttccaataaattttaaacaaattttcattaatgagGAAGTGGTTGATTACAAGAAGATtcttaattcttattttttgtcaCGTTTGTCTCTTTGCCTGCCTTTGCGATAAACCCGATAAGGCATAAGGCGACAAGCCGACAACCAATGAAATCGAACAAGCTGCCCAAACGCAGGTGGCGCATTAGTGGTAGAATTGTAAGCAAACGGCAATACCGCAATATGGCAATAGGCATTAAGCCAAGGAAGCAAACGTAAAAAAGCAGTTGTTTCTCAGCGTGTTGCGATtgcaattttctattcatccaaaCAGTATAACATCTGTTAAgtgatattttcaaattaatttccctTCATCTGTCACAATAATCCTTCAGATGGAAAGTGTCGTCAAAGCTGTTGGTTTACCCGTAAATTTCTTAGAAGAAGTCGACGATGATTTGGAAGATGAACGAGACGAAAAAGCTCCAGCAAAGCCCGATAGCAATATTCGGAAACGACGGTATAGTTCAGAGGAGGAATACAGAAGAGAAAGGTAGACAACTGTACCAAAAGTGTTACAAGTAACAAATTAATTTACttcatattcatttttttatcaggaaaaaaaactatgaaATAGGCACACGCTATTGGGGAGATGAAGGCCCTAGAGATAACTACACACAACATTCAAGAGAACAAGATCaacattcaagaaaaagagaaaatcaattgaaaaaggaTGACAGAAAAACTAGTGAACAAGGTCCTTTAAATGAAGAGGATACTAAAGAGCCTAAGAGAGTTAAAGAAATGGATCCAGTGCTGACACGAACCGGAGGAGCTTACATTCCTCCTGCCAAGTTAAGAATGATGCAAGCCCAAATAACTGACAAGTCAAGCTTAGCTTTTCAGCGTTTATCTTGGGAGGCtctcaaaaaatccattcatGGATTAATCAATAAAGTCAATGTGTCAAATATCCCATTGATTATAACATCCTTGTTCAAAGAAAATATTGTTAGGGGACGTGGTCTTCTAACTAGGTCCATCATTCAGGCACAAGCTGCATCACCAACATTTACACATGTCTATGCAGCCCTTGCTGCATTAATCAATTCCAAAGTATAAACGTGATTTATATTAATTcatgtatttaatttaattcacatCACATTTGTTGATGTTTCAGTTTCCTAACATAGGTGAACTGCTATTATCTCGCCTTATTCTTCAATTTCGCCGTGGGTTTCGTCGAAATGACAAACAAATATGTATGAGTTCGACAAGATTCATAGCACATCTGGTGAACCAACAAGTGGTAATATTGAAATTTTGCtctcatgttttgtttttcaaatgcactgaaaatttttcttggTATTTTAGGCACATGAGCTTTTGGCTCTAGAAATTTTAACTCTTCTGTTAGAAAATGCAACTGATGATTCAGTTGAAGTCGCGGTtggatttttgaaagaatgtGGTCAAAAGTTAGGTGAAGTCTCCCCTCGAGGATTAACTGCTGTCTTCGATCGCCTCCGTCATGTTTTACACGAAGCTGACTTAGACAAACGCGTGAAGTACATGATTGAAGTAATGTTTCAAGTACGAAAGGATGGCTTTAAGGACAACCCTGCTATCGTGGAAGATTTGGAtttggtggaagaagaagatcaatTCACTCATTTGATGTcgatacaagaagaagaattggatCTCCAGGATATGTTGAGTAATAAGTTGCTATTaatggatttaaaaaatatctgtATTCCTCAATCTACCAAGTTAGTTTACTGggcttaaatttttatt
It includes:
- the LOC124344463 gene encoding ubiquitin carboxyl-terminal hydrolase 24-like, which produces MDVEDENISTLMAMGFPDIGEIKRALRLAKNDLNEAVAILTNDQSVSSYGPVADLNIDVDMKEVAGVSKGSSEDASVSESGNDGFPETHLYELESRVFTDQWSIPYKKDESLHKCLAAATKLIEEGVWENDENMQRFLNKCMPEAFRKLLNSGAVQRWNSEIQKGIYNMLELFIDLLVVRMKHKPVPVQMLNQVFSLACDLDCEWNCKNKGQQSEEKHWEDLFGPGEIFARSPENFNQDPYGWLVDLLNHFGAKNGFGMMQDSFEEDLDPVSMAAILRPLGNCAELLNPSAVCPMLTKCVEYAVNHVTMIEDKDLKNKDIGAVLELLVALKLLCKCLWPDLADRMNNIRLEVILRMLKTPHFSTRMNALKEVSKLVEEAESTSPKKSSIPGDQLAEWLSDHQVLSVALEGNIDHVQYTDRIKGLVEFLGPRLSSDELSQIWAMGEKSFHVVDNLHGVLAAAAPKLAPAQLDHLLLLVQEKWQRNSNDRMREKLLSFLGQLGKECRVSKTGSKILETLWDLARYTGLPCHLVERALDEHLSVLAEIPNKEQLRKTYVLRCIDDLKKGNQGTLPLLRHLLNVARSMVKGSGTYHKPDKTALAEWNTNHEIVKLLLVSLGKCHSQAVASAKVLSQSLTQETIADTRYGYRHGQLIQAHLDLLQLLLKEADLYLPWARCKELWDTLVTNPDACEADRECCFQWFASCLGDMQPDTQSALFREKILKSNPAQLTLRGFECVKTFFESVNVSDGKMRRFGTQAMVEKLDPIGTDYFWQVALESPNEDLAKEAMGHILDISYLHLAPRMKKDPATLHKKFINDCYKRLETQVPCSKATSSNTPAISLVQLSSLTPDKKSGCLQHIRRLLELVEKYISVIEETHPAPRTILPHGLSFKGEPIGLHIKTEDSKTDIDLLVHSHETVWAVKQKIASLLRLNAEQITLVIGDRPSPLGREQKSLSQLGCTDKQTWVVKSTSGAGAVSGGAQLTELKENWDELPNTPSPVVGASPSDTVETEMEEASSLSTSNTSAARMSFHIEQERSLPGIVMANGGQVFTMLYQLSEIDDLKIQETIRRLLHLIPTDPAVLEVLEKVASRRSAASAFSTAASFDVDIRPRPSVGSLNALSASNTASTSPFARATAPTVVGHAAIATSPTKSIPSLSISHKPSGLASNIRSASFRRAPQQLSVADKNDSKESVEDMLRGLLNPTAPLMSPFRVLYNLEVLSGRLMPTFFDITTLNKTNVFKQEFLLACGLNFVSRVLRKDYFSQDVNYEIRQGCCLIALQLARFLLCGEVDEAASSMAMKTQMTPSKLQLTPTKMTPTKISPIRQTTPIKIQLSPVKLQSVTTSLSFSCSPVKEISLETAKAALQVLQTLSEAEFLDMISCFVRVCWAAAAGKLYLAAAPGSSPLPNKDGGGQSIDSGTGTGSNISVASSLLNPGRRSRQSSTGSTSSSSSCGDTDTAGLYFGICASNKELCSKDVLIACEALELLITCLEVRGTKELAAFFSFPYVKDFIIDILLGCASSEVRDKASALFFRLSQAQSQSSKHPLTQILVKAPVPLWITSCTTRGASQRLLSQCSQYFNLRCRLLSSLTVADQRSLGLVAVSMLNDEVGWLSNFTPYSGTSSIEMEQADNALLAGHLNVVRGLLNCDGVNRKEAGKLLIPDLLNQYLFPASKLIAEGLKRASFLSTPTNINPKCSQSESRLAAYALIIELVVECKENLEAVVKQLISMHHRFNPDLAKEFEFEPAVEGRAACNFVGLKNAGATCYMNSVIQQLYLIPGIKESILAIDDEDSDEDTLFFQFQMVMGHLQDSKLQYYEPEKFWRCLRLRGQPVNVREQQDSFEFFTHLADSIDEHLFRNEREKLFQNTLGGVFSDQMICKECPHRYEREQIFLALNLTVKSHNLLDSLEQFVKGELLEGDNAYFCEECGVKRNTVKRMCIKTLPSTLVIQLKRFYYDWDAGRSLKFDDYFQFPWELDMAPYTSEGIQERERTDSPGVDVTTATTSKNRNSLTLKSTRMSSSNYELVGVVVHSGQASAGHYYSFIKERKRSEDRSGRNRWLKFNDTTVEEFDMNDTTLEAECFGGTYKAKSYDTTNGFPETRQRYWNGYILFYDRIEDPMKTPRTPRKGTSSSGANSSIVTRSRSFRAAGSLSSTPNKLSSASIGSVPQRDSLSQLSELLNHGERQGLFGGKMPAQVQQAVREENLRFLKSRDVYCPDYYEFIYELCQANATKKTASNSCAVPSVNLALHFLCHTYLRIRAKESSRLSSWVDLINSYTSSYKECSMWAIDFWSGEEGTKHIRSFLLECPSRNVRHQFSKILENSLSSFFSHGGETNQPCLIKLLESLLSMLDKDVPDNCKTCSQFFYLLSTYANMGVDQCQHLFQLGAFRKLLVFLLGADRVGFNPPSPVLSPRENNSKPTPTGQKSLAIPMPAPSPTSTLQRRWSQTQAKDFHDLHTTLATMILHCDLQAQNSSITACDNTGRLPTPPEVTSVLYGQSSVFYFQELVVACCHLNNISGESSLIRMLLYIARGQLDFSRTLLRETLHQCAVVSASELKNLAQLLQEILVLEDGLQFNRLQCVIDGFTDKDGQSVEGVLALIQSQQSNDSRRAYQLMKFLVSLANRLQIAKDYLLQSPCKWQWSVNWLKQKIEQSYWSPHADLSNENSNTRIFQRTTSAQVTLEEATALLTEFESSDMETETDLDFGLAQSIETDETSTTQESTSKSKCRFSLGPS